From the genome of Variovorax sp. RA8, one region includes:
- a CDS encoding TRAP transporter large permease, which translates to MTIFVFITSLLGAMAFGMPIAFALLVCGVALMMHLGSFDTQILAQNMLEGVNNYPLMAVPFFMLAGELMNAGGLSSRIVKVADAMVGHVRGGLGYVAIIAATVVASISGSAVADTAAVAALLIPMMRNAGYNVPRAAGLIAAGGIIAPVIPPSIAIVVFGVVAQVSITKLFLAGLFPGIMMALTLTATWWLCAKKEKKVEVRSFDLGELGRCLLDGVWALVLPFAIIGGMKFGVFTPTEAAVVAVVYAFVVGRFVYGELSFSRLPELVLSATKTSSTVLFLVACALVSAWLITIANIPAQVAALLEPFIDNRILLMFVIMILVIIVGTALDLMPTVLIMTPILMPVITKAGIDPVYFGVMFIMNNAIGLLTPPVGTVLNVVAGTARVSLDSVIQGVWPFLLSLTALMFLFVLFPQLIMVPAGWLR; encoded by the coding sequence ATGACCATCTTCGTCTTCATCACCTCGCTGCTGGGGGCCATGGCCTTCGGCATGCCCATCGCCTTCGCACTCCTGGTCTGCGGTGTCGCCCTCATGATGCACCTGGGCAGCTTCGACACCCAGATCCTCGCGCAGAACATGCTCGAAGGCGTCAACAACTATCCCCTGATGGCGGTGCCCTTCTTCATGCTCGCCGGCGAGCTGATGAATGCGGGCGGCCTCTCCTCGCGCATCGTGAAGGTGGCCGATGCGATGGTCGGGCACGTGCGCGGCGGGCTGGGCTACGTGGCCATCATCGCGGCCACCGTGGTCGCGAGCATCTCGGGCTCTGCCGTGGCCGACACCGCGGCGGTCGCGGCGCTGCTGATCCCGATGATGCGCAATGCGGGCTACAACGTGCCGCGCGCGGCCGGGCTGATCGCCGCGGGCGGCATCATCGCGCCGGTGATCCCCCCATCGATCGCGATCGTGGTGTTCGGCGTGGTCGCGCAGGTGTCGATCACCAAGCTGTTCCTGGCCGGCCTGTTCCCCGGGATCATGATGGCGCTGACGCTCACGGCCACCTGGTGGCTGTGCGCGAAGAAGGAAAAGAAGGTCGAAGTACGAAGCTTCGACCTGGGCGAACTGGGCCGCTGCCTGCTCGATGGCGTCTGGGCGCTGGTGCTGCCCTTCGCGATCATCGGCGGCATGAAGTTCGGAGTTTTCACGCCAACGGAGGCTGCGGTGGTGGCCGTTGTCTACGCCTTCGTGGTCGGCCGCTTCGTCTACGGCGAGCTCAGCTTCAGCCGCCTGCCCGAGCTGGTGCTGAGCGCCACCAAGACCTCGAGCACGGTACTGTTCCTGGTGGCCTGCGCGCTGGTGTCGGCCTGGCTCATCACCATTGCCAACATCCCCGCGCAGGTGGCCGCGTTGCTGGAGCCTTTCATTGACAACAGGATTCTCCTGATGTTCGTGATCATGATCCTGGTGATCATCGTCGGCACCGCGCTCGACCTGATGCCCACGGTCCTGATCATGACGCCCATCCTGATGCCGGTCATCACCAAGGCCGGCATCGACCCGGTGTACTTCGGCGTGATGTTCATCATGAACAACGCCATCGGCCTGCTCACGCCGCCGGTGGGCACTGTGCTCAACGTCGTGGCCGGCACGGCGCGCGTCAGCCTCGACAGCGTGATCCAGGGCGTCTGGCCCTTCCTGCTGTCGCTCACGGCACTGATGTTCCTGTTTGTGCTGTTTCCGCAGCTGATCATGGTGCCTGCCGGCTGGCTGCGCTGA
- a CDS encoding TRAP transporter small permease, which translates to MFSRLFERGANVLMIAMMAAMVALVFGNVVLRYAFNSGIVFSEEASRFVFMWLTLVGALLVMKDNAHLGMSTIVARLGETGQRICRGIADLGALACCLLLTHGAWKLVVIGMDDRAPVTGVPLGAVYACLLVSSAGMALILLNSLWRLLSGRMPREELVNDTGSAGE; encoded by the coding sequence ATGTTTTCCCGCCTCTTCGAGCGCGGCGCCAATGTGCTGATGATCGCGATGATGGCCGCCATGGTCGCGCTCGTGTTCGGCAACGTGGTGCTGCGCTACGCCTTCAACTCCGGCATCGTCTTTTCGGAGGAAGCTTCGCGCTTCGTCTTCATGTGGCTCACGCTCGTCGGCGCGCTGCTCGTGATGAAGGACAACGCGCACCTGGGCATGTCCACCATCGTCGCGCGGCTCGGCGAGACCGGCCAGCGCATCTGCCGCGGCATCGCCGACCTCGGCGCCCTCGCCTGCTGCCTGCTGCTGACCCACGGCGCCTGGAAACTGGTGGTGATCGGCATGGACGATCGCGCCCCCGTCACCGGCGTGCCGCTGGGCGCGGTGTACGCCTGCCTGCTGGTGAGCAGCGCCGGCATGGCGCTGATCCTCCTGAACTCGCTGTGGCGCCTGCTGAGCGGACGCATGCCGCGCGAAGAACTCGTGAACGACACCGGCAGCGCCGGCGAATGA